GACAGCCCAGCCCGCTCGGGCTTCTGCTTGGAGCTGGGCTGTCGGCGGCCTGCACGACCGCTTGGTGTGCCACTGGCCAGGACGGTGTCACCTGCCCGGGAGCCGTCCTCGCACAGAAAAATCTCCAGGCACCGCCGGAGCGATGCCTGGAGATCCTGGTGATCACATGCCGCGGAAGGTGCCTACAGCCACGGATCCGTCGGGATGATGTTGACGATGTCCACCTTCTCGCACTTCCATTCCTTGGTCTCCGGATTGAACGTGGAGTTGACGAAGCAGCGCCAGTTCTCCTCGTCCACGGCCGGGAAGTCGGACCGATAGTAGAAGCCGGGGAAGCGGGATTCCTTCCGGAACTCCATATGCCGGATGTGGGTCTCCACGCACCAGATCCGGTGGTAGTTCTCCCAAGCCCGCATCAGCTCATGCAGGTCCCCGGCCGCCATGATCGCAGCGTCCTCACGCAGCATCCGCAGAAGATCCAGGCAGATGTTCAGCAGCTTGCCCGAGGTCATGTAATAGGTCGCCACACCACCGCCGTACTCATCGGTGGCCTTCATCAGGCGCATCATGAGGTGGCCAGGCTTGACGTAGTTGGGGTTGACATCGGCGGCCGTGGTCGCGGCCACGTTGTCCAGGTAGAGCTTGGCCGGTGCGTAAATCTCGGCGGCCAGATCGGCAGCGGTCTGCTTCAGCTCCGGCTTGAAGCTGGCATGATCGCGACAGTACTTCACCATCTGCTTGGCGACGATGCGACCCTCGGCATGGGAGCCGGAGGAGAACTTGTGGCCGGAGGCGCCGACGCCGTCACCCGCGGTGAACAGACCGTCAACGGTGGTCATCCGGTTGTAGCCCCACTTGTACTGGTGGGCCCGGGTCTTGCCCTGGATGTCCGGTACCCAGGCCTCGTTGGGACCGGAGCACCAGATGCCGCAGCAGCCGGAATGGGAGCCCAGCATGTAGGGCTCGGTGGGCATGATCTCGGAGCCGACCTTCTCCGGCTCGATGTTCATGCCTGCCCACAGGCCGGCCTGGCCCACGGACATGTCGAGGAAGTCCTCCCACGCCTCGGACTCCAGGTGCTTCCAGAACTTCTTGACCGACTTCTCATCCATGCCGGCTGCCCGCTTGGCCTCCAGGAAGGCGTTGAGGGCGACGTCAGTGGCCATGTAGATGGGGCCGCGGCCGGCCTTCAGCTCGTTGAGCATCAGGTGGTTCCGCAGGCAGGTCGGGGTGACCGGGGAGCCGCCGTAAGGCATGAACTTGGCCAGCTCGTCCTTGACCGCTGCGGAGTTGGCGTAGAACTCGCCAAGACCATTCTGCACCTTGGCCTTGAAGAGGAGGAACCAGGCGCCCACCGGGCCGTAGCCGTCCTTGAACCGGGCGGGGGTGAAGCGGTTCTCCATCATGGTCAGGGTGGCGCCCACCTGCGCACACATGGTGTAGGTGGAGCCCGCGTTCCACACCGGGTACCAGGCGCGGCCCTTGCCCTCGCCGGTGGACCGCGGCCGGAAGATGTTCACGGCGCCGCCGCAGGCAACCAGCATGGTCTTGCACTTGAAGACATGGACCTTGTTCTCGCGGGTGCTGAAGCCCACCGCCCCGGCGATCTGGTTGGGCACGTTCTTGTCCAGGAGCAGCTTGACGATGAAGACCCGCTCCATGATGTTCTCTTCGCCCAGGGCCTTCTTGCCGGCCTCGGCGACGATGCACTTGTAGGACTCGCCGTTGATCATGATCTGCCACTTACCGGTCCGGACCGGCTTGCCACCCTGGCGCAGGGTCGGGGCCGGCTGAGCGCCGTCCAGGTTGGAGCCGTCGTCGGCCACCTTCCAGATCGGCAGACCCCACTCCTCGAAGAGCTTCACAGACTCGTCCACGTGACGGCCGAGGTCATAGATCAGATCCTCGCGCACCAGACCCATGAGGTCGTTGCGGACCATCTTGACGTAGTTCTCGATGGGGTTTTCGCCGATGTAGGTGTTGATGGCCGAAAGCCCCTGAGCCACCGCGCCGGAGCGCTCCATGGCTGCCTTGTCCACCAGGATGATCTTCGTCCCGGCGGGGGCCCACTTCTTGATCTCAAAGGCGGTGCCGCAGGCGGCCATGCCGCCGCCGACGATGAGGATATCGCACTCGTGCTCGGCGATGGCGGGGTTGGCTACAACGGGCAGTTCGCCCAGCGGTTTGTTCGGCAGTGCCATTGTCAAATCCTCCTTGCGCTATAGTCGTAGTTGACGCAACTGCGTGGTCTCAGACTGGAACTGCTGGTGCGGGCCCGCTCACTTGGGGCTGGGCAGGGCGCCCTCG
This sequence is a window from Thermodesulfobacteriota bacterium. Protein-coding genes within it:
- the aprA gene encoding adenylyl-sulfate reductase subunit alpha, which produces MALPNKPLGELPVVANPAIAEHECDILIVGGGMAACGTAFEIKKWAPAGTKIILVDKAAMERSGAVAQGLSAINTYIGENPIENYVKMVRNDLMGLVREDLIYDLGRHVDESVKLFEEWGLPIWKVADDGSNLDGAQPAPTLRQGGKPVRTGKWQIMINGESYKCIVAEAGKKALGEENIMERVFIVKLLLDKNVPNQIAGAVGFSTRENKVHVFKCKTMLVACGGAVNIFRPRSTGEGKGRAWYPVWNAGSTYTMCAQVGATLTMMENRFTPARFKDGYGPVGAWFLLFKAKVQNGLGEFYANSAAVKDELAKFMPYGGSPVTPTCLRNHLMLNELKAGRGPIYMATDVALNAFLEAKRAAGMDEKSVKKFWKHLESEAWEDFLDMSVGQAGLWAGMNIEPEKVGSEIMPTEPYMLGSHSGCCGIWCSGPNEAWVPDIQGKTRAHQYKWGYNRMTTVDGLFTAGDGVGASGHKFSSGSHAEGRIVAKQMVKYCRDHASFKPELKQTAADLAAEIYAPAKLYLDNVAATTAADVNPNYVKPGHLMMRLMKATDEYGGGVATYYMTSGKLLNICLDLLRMLREDAAIMAAGDLHELMRAWENYHRIWCVETHIRHMEFRKESRFPGFYYRSDFPAVDEENWRCFVNSTFNPETKEWKCEKVDIVNIIPTDPWL